The Astyanax mexicanus isolate ESR-SI-001 chromosome 20, AstMex3_surface, whole genome shotgun sequence genome contains a region encoding:
- the LOC103030921 gene encoding endonuclease domain-containing 1 protein, whose product MNLILSFVALFSVMVAATGTVVEDFNHVERCKDSLYMGTPPRGMTKPHMKKICQRYADKPRYVTLYDPNTRIPVYSAYTFKKTEGDRRVDYPWMYEPQLAETDGNGNMLPFPTGYLHMKFEDSQAVLEDYSDVVLYERGHLNPDQHQSDPHDRAATYSLTNVVPEIREFNIGPWREHEERIRVRLNNYCRGIAFIVTGVTHLGNMIRRNNQKRVGIPEEVWSAYCCTEYDRNAPHDVRVRFPSQAFLAKNAKEGNAVHEMSVQELEIFLGKNRDMGENLQIFYDNCISPSPLPLYLHHTI is encoded by the exons ATGAACCTCATTTTGAGCTTCGTGGCGCTTTTCTCTGTGATGGTAGCGGCCACAGGTACTGTGGTGGAAGATTTCAACCATGTGGAGAGGTGCAAAGACTCTCTGTACATGGGCACTCCGCCGAGAGGAATGACCAAACCACACATGAAGAAGATATGCCAGCGCTATGCTGACAAACCGCGCTATGTGACCCTGTATGATCCCAACACTCGCATCCCTGTTTACTCGGCGTACACCTTCAAGAAGACTGAGGGCGACCGGAGGGTTGACTATCCTTGGATGTATGAGCCCCAG CTTGCAGAGACAGATGGCAATGGAAACATGCTTCCCTTCCCTACCGGCTACCTGCACATGAAGTTTGAAGACAGCCAGGCCGTCCTCGAAGACTACTCTGACGTAGTTCTGTACGAGAGAGGTCATCTGAACCCAGATCAGCATCAGTCCGACCCCCACGACCGTGCCGCCACATACTCCCTCACCAACGTGGTGCCAGAAATCCGTGAGTTCAACATCGGGCCTTGGCGAGAACACGAGGAGCGCATCCGAGTCCGCCTCAACAACTACTGCCGTGGAATCGCATTCATTGTGACTGGCGTGACCCACCTGGGCAACATGATCCGCAGAAACAACCAAAAACGGGTGGGCATCCCAGAAGAAGTGTGGTCAGCATACTGCTGCACCGAGTACGACCGGAACGCACCTCACGATGTCAGAGTTCGCTTCCCCTCTCAAGCCTTTCTAGCCAAGAATGCCAAAGAGGGGAACGCCGTCCACGAAATGAGCGTGCAGGAACTGGAGATCTTCCTGGGCAAGAACAGAGACATGGGCGAGAACCTGCAGATCTTTTACGACAACTGCATCTCTCCATCGCCACTGCCTCTCTACCTGCACCACACCATATGA
- the zgc:172339 gene encoding endonuclease domain-containing 1 protein gives MAACALLLRVLAVLVLAAAARAEVQQDFSPECRQFMYMGTPPRGLEHHTLKKICQRYNGRPRYVTLYDVVDHIPVYSAYTFKRSDGFKKVDVPWMYEPQLSTATGSGEMEPFPTDSIHKSFEDAQAVLEDYSNTVSFERGHLNPDEHQAYPDDKAATYTLTNVVPQVRQFNIGPWKQHEHNIRRRLNNYCRGTAYVVTGVTTSGRMIRRHNINRLAVPTYLWSAYCCIDYDHNAPYEQRSKFPAFASRALNSKKSSEVFEFSVQELENFLKKNTFVDEKFQIFYEDCVVKNEVKTK, from the exons ATGGCCGCGTGCGCGCTTCTCCTGCGGGTGCTTGCTGTGTTGGTGCTGGCGGCGGCGGCGCGCGCTGAGGTGCAGCAGGACTTCTCCCCGGAGTGCCGCCAGTTCATGTACATGGGGACCCCGCCGAGGGGGCTGGAGCACCACACCCTGAAGAAGATCTGTCAGCGGTACAACGGCCGGCCTCGGTACGTCACCCTGTACGACGTGGTGGATCACATCCCCGTGTACTCAGCCTACACCTTCAAGCGGTCAGACGGGTTCAAGAAGGTGGACGTGCCGTGGATGTACGAGCCGCAG CTCTCCACTGCTACAGGTTCAGGTGAAATGGAGCCATTTCCAACGGACAGCATCCACAAGAGCTTTGAGGATGCCCAGGCTGTGCTGGAGGATTACTCCAACACAGTCAGCTTCGAGAGAGGCCACCTGAACCCCGACGAGCACCAGGCTTACCCCGACGACAAAGCAGCTACGTACACACTCACCAACGTGGTGCCACAGGTCCGCCAGTTTAACATCGGCCCATGGAAGCAGCATGAGCACAACATCCGCCGCCGCCTCAACAACTACTGCCGTGGTACGGCCTACGTAGTGACCGGGGTCACGACCTCCGGCCGCATGATCCGCCGCCACAACATCAACCGGCTGGCCGTCCCCACGTACCTGTGGTCGGCCTACTGCTGCATCGACTACGACCACAACGCCCCGTACGAGCAAAGATCCAAGTTCCCGGCCTTTGCTTCTCGTGCACTAAACTCTAAGAAGAGCTCTGAGGTGTTTGAGTTCTCTGTGCAGGAGCTGGAGAACTTCCTGAAGAAGAACACCTTTGTGGATGAGAAGTTTCAGATCTTCTACGAAGACTGTGTTGTCAAGAATGAGGTCAAGACAAAATAA